A genomic segment from Triticum dicoccoides isolate Atlit2015 ecotype Zavitan chromosome 1A, WEW_v2.0, whole genome shotgun sequence encodes:
- the LOC119272334 gene encoding probable glutathione S-transferase GSTU6, with the protein MAAAAGGDEVKLLGVWDSPFVNRVQIVLNLKGISYQYVEEDLHNKGELLLASNPVHKKVPVLIHNGKPIPESQVIVQYIDEVWRGAGPSVLPAGPHERATARFWAAYVDDKVGSPWFTILFARKTEEKMEAAVRAISAMETLEGAFGECSGGKPFFGGDGIGFVDVVLGSYLGWFVVIEKMIGIKLLDAARTPALAAWAQRFRMADAVKGVLPEDVDKVLEFLQTFLD; encoded by the exons ATGGCAGCGGCTGCAGGAGGAGACGAGGTGAAGCTGCTAGGCGTGTGGGACAGCCCGTTCGTGAACAGGGTGCAGATCGTGCTCAACCTCAAGGGGATCAGCTACCAGTACGTCGAGGAAGACCTCCACAACAAGGGCGAGCTCCTCCTCGCCTCCAACCCCGTGCACAAGAAGGTGCCCGTCCTCATCCACAACGGCAAGCCCATCCCGGAGTCGCAGGTCATCGTGCAGTACATCGACGAGGTATGGAGAGGCGCCGGCCCGAGCGTCCTCCCCGCCGGCCCGCACGAGCGCGCCACCGCCCGGTTCTGGGCCGCCTACGTCGACGACAAG GTTGGGTCGCCGTGGTTCACCATCCTGTTCGCCCGCAAGACCGAGGAGAAGATGGAGGCGGCTGTACGGGCCATCTCGGCGATGGAGACGCTGGAAGGCGCGTTCGGGGAATGCTCCGGTGGGAAGCCGTTCTTCGGCGGCGACGGCATCGGGTTCGTCGACGTTGTGCTCGGCAGCTACCTGGGCTGGTTCGTGGTGATCGAGAAGATGATCGGGATCAAGCTCCTGGACGCGGCGAGGACGCCGGCCCTGGCCGCGTGGGCTCAGCGGTTCAGGATGGCGGATGCGGTGAAGGGTGTCTTGCCTGAAGATGTCGACAAGGTGCTCGAGTTTTTGCAGACGTTCCTTGATTAG